Proteins found in one Gemmatimonadaceae bacterium genomic segment:
- a CDS encoding VOC family protein, with translation MSDAPSPGYGLAPKGYRLPPATHVGRVRIQVADLGRSVAYYETVIGLRLLERVGDVARLGPHGDDVTLLEIHEKPGVHSVERRGRIGLYHFAILLPNRPALGRFLKHLSDIGERVGMSDHFVSEAIYLSDPDGIGIEVYADRPRSAWRHEARQLTMTTIPLDVEDLIAAGGNEPWTGAPAGTTIGHIHLYVRDIDQAAAFYHDALGFDKVVWNYPGALFMSAGGYHHHLGTNTWAAQSPIAADDDAKLIEWEVVVPLTSDVADAAASLESAGYRVERSGETAAARDPWGTQLRLVSEAR, from the coding sequence GTGAGCGACGCGCCTTCGCCGGGGTACGGGCTTGCGCCCAAAGGCTACCGCCTCCCGCCGGCGACGCATGTCGGGCGAGTGCGCATTCAGGTCGCGGACCTCGGCCGGTCCGTCGCCTATTACGAAACGGTGATCGGCCTTCGCCTGCTCGAGCGGGTGGGCGACGTGGCGCGCCTCGGCCCGCACGGCGACGACGTCACCTTGCTCGAGATTCACGAGAAGCCGGGCGTTCATTCCGTCGAGAGGCGCGGACGCATCGGTCTCTATCACTTCGCGATTCTACTGCCGAACCGTCCCGCCCTCGGCCGCTTTCTCAAGCACCTCTCCGACATCGGTGAGCGCGTGGGAATGTCGGACCACTTCGTGAGCGAAGCGATCTACCTGAGTGACCCCGACGGCATCGGCATCGAGGTGTACGCCGACCGGCCGCGCAGCGCATGGCGTCACGAGGCACGCCAACTGACGATGACCACGATTCCGCTCGATGTCGAAGATCTGATCGCCGCCGGCGGAAACGAGCCATGGACGGGCGCGCCGGCCGGCACGACGATCGGCCACATTCATTTATACGTGCGCGACATCGATCAAGCGGCGGCCTTCTATCACGACGCGCTCGGCTTCGACAAAGTTGTCTGGAATTATCCCGGCGCGCTCTTCATGTCCGCCGGCGGCTACCACCACCACCTGGGCACGAACACGTGGGCCGCGCAGTCGCCCATCGCCGCCGACGACGACGCCAAATTGATCGAGTGGGAGGTTGTCGTTCCGTTGACGAGCGACGTCGCGGACGCGGCGGCAAGCCTCGAATCGGCCGGATACCGTGTCGAGCGGAGCGGCGAGACAGCCGCCGCGCGCGACCCCTGGGGAACGCAGCTGCGTCTCGTCAGCGAAGCGCGCTGA
- a CDS encoding cytochrome c peroxidase, translating to MRMLTLEIGARLALGLAAATVVGCNDGSVTSLPANPSLDQQVRQAISPWGVVPLLPVAAPDPALVDLGRSLFFDKILSGNRDVACASCHDPRNGTDDARSLSVGTGAVGVGASRTLGAGRSTTPRNAPALFNVGLGAFYLFWDGRVTDANGTGGKFTTPAGVALPNGVANMVAAQAMIPVTNRTEMRGNVGDRDVLGSANELAVPGDSAFAAIWKATMARVLSVSAYVQKFNAAYPGIATNQLGFEHAANAIAAFEIASFSKTGSPFDRYLAHDDNALSPDAKRGALLFFSTAGCASCHNGPLLGGQTFANTGVPQIGPGVAPSAPLDAGRGDVAAGGPPQTGRFTFRVSPLRNVELSAPYMHDGVYPTLEAVVSHYNNVDSALVGFDVTQLDASLRASYHGDPTTFAAVRKTLDFRLQHSLNLTPEQQGQIVAFLKSLTDPAARNLGALVPSSVPSGLPVP from the coding sequence ATGCGCATGCTCACTCTCGAGATCGGCGCGCGTCTCGCGCTCGGATTGGCCGCAGCGACCGTCGTGGGCTGCAACGACGGCTCGGTCACGTCGCTTCCGGCGAATCCGTCGCTCGACCAGCAGGTCCGACAGGCGATCAGTCCCTGGGGCGTCGTTCCACTGCTTCCGGTCGCCGCGCCAGATCCGGCGCTGGTCGACCTCGGACGCTCGCTCTTCTTCGACAAGATCCTGAGCGGCAACCGCGACGTCGCGTGCGCCAGTTGTCACGATCCACGCAACGGCACGGACGACGCGCGTTCCCTGTCCGTCGGCACGGGCGCGGTCGGCGTGGGTGCCTCGCGAACGCTCGGCGCCGGCCGGTCCACGACGCCGCGCAACGCGCCCGCGCTGTTCAACGTGGGGCTCGGCGCCTTCTACTTGTTCTGGGACGGGCGCGTCACCGACGCGAACGGCACGGGCGGCAAGTTCACGACACCCGCGGGCGTCGCGCTGCCCAACGGCGTGGCGAACATGGTCGCGGCGCAAGCGATGATTCCCGTGACCAACCGGACGGAGATGCGCGGCAACGTCGGCGACCGCGACGTCTTGGGCAGCGCGAACGAACTGGCGGTCCCCGGCGACAGCGCGTTCGCGGCGATCTGGAAGGCGACGATGGCGCGCGTGTTGTCGGTCTCGGCGTACGTCCAGAAATTCAACGCGGCCTATCCCGGCATCGCGACGAACCAGCTCGGCTTCGAGCACGCGGCGAACGCGATCGCGGCGTTCGAGATCGCCTCATTCTCGAAGACCGGCTCTCCGTTCGACCGTTATCTCGCGCACGACGACAACGCGCTCTCCCCCGATGCCAAGCGCGGCGCGCTGCTCTTCTTCAGCACCGCGGGCTGCGCGTCGTGCCACAACGGTCCGCTGCTCGGCGGCCAGACGTTCGCGAACACGGGCGTCCCGCAAATCGGCCCCGGCGTCGCGCCGTCGGCACCGCTCGACGCGGGGCGCGGGGACGTCGCCGCCGGCGGTCCACCGCAGACCGGCCGGTTCACCTTCCGCGTCTCGCCGCTGCGCAACGTCGAGCTGAGCGCGCCGTACATGCACGACGGCGTGTACCCGACGCTCGAAGCGGTCGTGAGCCACTACAACAACGTCGACTCGGCGCTCGTCGGGTTCGACGTGACGCAGCTCGATGCGTCGTTGCGCGCGAGCTACCACGGCGATCCGACCACGTTTGCCGCGGTCCGCAAGACGCTCGACTTCCGACTTCAGCATTCGCTGAATCTCACGCCGGAGCAGCAGGGCCAGATCGTGGCGTTCCTCAAGTCGCTCACCGATCCCGCCGCCCGGAACCTCGGCGCACTTGTGCCGTCATCCGTGCCGAGCGGTCTTCCAGTGCCGTAG